One window of Cohnella hashimotonis genomic DNA carries:
- a CDS encoding ABC transporter permease: MQATATESAVQTRSSGRAKGRFNKFKQYRMLFLMLVPGFIFLLVFNYVPMYGLVLAFKDFRITSGILDSPWVGTKYFHKVFDDPHFYVVLKNTILISVYKLIFGFPAPIAFALLLNEMRRPLFRKWVQTVSYLPHFISWIVLAGIFTTLFSLDGPVNALVKAFGHAPVVFMADERYFRSILVGTSVFQSFGWSSIIFLAAIAGVDPQLHEAAIMDGAGRFRRMIQITLPMLAPVISIMLILSMGTILDAGFDQIFNMYNSQVYGVADVIDTYVYRLGLINADYSYSTAVGMFKSVVALILLLSVNRLVKAVGGNDHTLW, from the coding sequence ATGCAGGCAACCGCAACGGAATCCGCCGTCCAGACCCGGTCGAGCGGTCGGGCGAAGGGACGGTTCAACAAGTTCAAGCAATATCGGATGTTGTTTTTAATGCTCGTCCCCGGCTTTATCTTCTTGCTGGTATTCAATTACGTGCCGATGTACGGGCTGGTGCTCGCCTTCAAGGATTTCCGCATAACCTCGGGCATTTTGGACAGTCCCTGGGTCGGCACGAAGTACTTTCACAAAGTGTTCGACGATCCGCACTTCTATGTCGTACTCAAAAATACGATTTTGATCAGCGTCTACAAGCTCATCTTCGGTTTCCCGGCGCCGATCGCGTTCGCGCTGCTGCTTAACGAGATGAGACGACCGCTTTTCCGCAAATGGGTGCAGACGGTATCGTACTTGCCGCATTTTATTTCCTGGATCGTGCTTGCGGGCATCTTCACGACGCTGTTCTCGCTCGACGGACCCGTCAATGCCCTTGTCAAGGCGTTCGGTCATGCGCCGGTCGTATTTATGGCCGACGAGCGTTACTTCAGAAGCATCCTGGTCGGCACTTCGGTTTTTCAAAGCTTCGGCTGGAGCTCGATTATTTTTCTGGCGGCGATCGCAGGGGTCGATCCGCAGCTTCACGAGGCGGCGATCATGGACGGGGCCGGCCGCTTCAGGCGCATGATTCAGATTACGCTGCCGATGCTGGCGCCCGTCATCTCCATCATGCTCATTCTCTCGATGGGAACGATTCTGGATGCCGGCTTCGATCAGATCTTTAATATGTACAACTCGCAGGTGTACGGCGTTGCCGACGTCATCGACACCTACGTGTACCGGCTGGGGCTCATTAATGCCGATTACAGCTATTCCACGGCGGTCGGCATGTTCAAATCGGTAGTGGCGTTAATCCTGCTGCTAAGCGTCAATCGTCTGGTCAAAGCCGTCGGAGGCAACGA